Proteins co-encoded in one Scatophagus argus isolate fScaArg1 chromosome 11, fScaArg1.pri, whole genome shotgun sequence genomic window:
- the LOC124066832 gene encoding bone morphogenetic protein receptor type-2-like isoform X2 produces the protein MAAACGASVTVCLSVLLLPTVTGLQLEDIQCAFSDQLQGAEPHSELTNEQRGVVQENGTVRCSHGSRCYGLWEKRPDGEIHLVKQGCWTHVGDQQECRGHHCLIAATPSQNQNSSYRFCCCNQDFCNTNFTEAPPTDDTPALRLVKTDGWEGRQTTHPLLRREETALIALVTVAVAAIVIIALFLGYRMIRGKKKKHSLSAVDVMEAANADGALDLDKLKLMELIGRGRYGTVFRGCLNERCVAVKLFSSANRQNYINERSIYCLPLLQPHDNIAHFLTADERTTADGRPEFLILMEFYPHGSLSQYLSVHTVDFSTCCRMTHGVTRGLAFLHSELYRGDWYKPAVAHRDVSSRNVLVRADLSCVLADFGLSMRLTGSHPCCPGDNDTMAISEVGTVRYMAPEVLGGAVNLRDCESALKQVDVYALGLLYWESFRRCSHLFPGEAVPEYQLAFQVELGNHPSFEEMQILVAREKFRPRFPEAWKDNSLALRSLKETMEDCWDQDAEARLTAQCAEERLSELALLSPHTAMHNHRNLSHSCSPLQVGPTFSYTEDLEGGMVKNLQADSNPASAVKTAMCGIKGAEKNRNSINYERQQAQSQARSSGSNNSVSTITAQTTTSVLCSISEHTSGAVPSVPVCLQLTEEDLEATKLDPKEVDKNLRESSGENLIELSQKQFGSTEHQTTNLLYHHILQPTEPNLHQRPTSLHLLPKTKESTSASSQLKLGKLKSNHRQVETGVAKMNTVTVATAVEPHLITTVNNTSIKGSVTTGNHIHPIMVVAHGYSAGVPTLVMNGIVGGGRTNPAGPQLEEEDKLKREMISGEDNCINLLNPSPDEHEPLLRNEQLPAESTPISPSPHHHHLKSQPLNILSGQSSNSNNNNNRVSLGSDAKIQGLKVDPERMNGSEVSCGGSINNITSESCLASQQISGSPSQSLKASDPQAPVLEASVVNQKSPPLKVEASENETPKTSALESRDSETTDLAEGPALDLKIPGLLQPQMGPAKAKRPERPCSLDLSSSGISSDYVALTENDTLSAPGEKIKRRVKTPYTLKKWRPASWVVSTDTALDPDFDFNNSGSSSSQTHFSFGLHRAGSIGIPKINQSKSSMAVFLVGGGATATTTSEPDGMTCF, from the exons ATGGCTGCTGCGTGTGGAGCTTCAGTAACAGTGTGTCTGAGTGTCCTGCTGCTGCCTACTGTGACCG GTCTTCAGTTGGAGGACATACAGTGCGCCTTCTCTGACCAGCTGCAGGGGGCGGAGCCTCACAGTGAACTAACCAATGAGCAGCGTGGAGTGGTGCAAGAAAATGGCACAGTTCGCTGCAGCCATGGCTCCCGCTGCTATGGATTGTGGGAGAAGAGGCCAGATGGCGAAATACACCTGGTCAAGCAAG GTTGCTGGACTCATGTTGGTGACCAGCAGGAGTGTCGTGGTCACCATTGCCTGATAGCAGCAACGCCCTCTCAGAACCAGAACAGCAGCTATAGATTCTGCTGCTGCAACCAAGACTTCTGCAACACCAACTTCACTGAGGCCCCACCCACCGACGACACCCCCGCTCTCAGGCTGGTGAAGACAGACGGTTgggaaggcagacagacaa CTCACCCGCTGCTGCGACGGGAGGAGACAGCACTCATCGCCCTGGTAACTGTTGCCGTAGCAGCCATTGTCATCATAGCGTTGTTCCTAGGATACCGCATGATAAGAG ggaagaaaaagaaacacagtctgtctgctgtggatGTGATGGAGGCAGCAAATGCAGATGGCGCTCTTGACCTGGATAAGCTGAAACTAAtggag TTGATTGGTCGGGGTCGTTATGGCACAGTGTTTCGTGGCTGTCTTAACGAGCGCTGCGTGGCAGTCAAACTCTTCAGCTCGGCCAACCGGCAGAACTACATCAATGAGCGCTCCATCTACTGcctgcctctgctgcagccCCACGACAACATTGCCCACTTCCTGACTGCAGATGAGAGAACGACCGCCGATGGACGACCAGAGTTCCTGATCCTCATGGAGTTCTATCCACAT ggCAGCCTGTCTCAGTACCTGTCTGTCCACACAGTGGACTTTTCCACCTGCTGCAGGATGACTCACGGTGTCACCAGAGGACTTGCCTTCCTGCACTCCGAACTGTACAGAGGAG ACTGGTACAAACCAGCAGTGGCCCACAGAGATGTGTCCAGCAGGAACGTTTTGGTCCGAGCTGATCTGTCCTGCGTCCTCGCCGACTTCGGTCTGTCCATGAGACTGACAGGGAGCCATCCCTGTTGCCCTGGAGACAACGACACCATGGCCATATCAGAG GTGGGGACGGTGAGGTACATGGCTCCAGAGGTTCTGGGTGGAGCTGTGAACCTCAGGGACTGTGAGTCGGCATTGAAGCAGGTAGACGTTTACGCTCTGGGTCTGCTCTACTGGGAGAGCTTCAGGAGGTGCTCACACCTGTTCCCAG gTGAAGCAGTACCAGAGTACCAGCTGGCTTTCCAGGTGGAGCTTGGGAATCATCCAAGCTTCGAGGAGATGCAGATCCTTGTCGCCAGAGAGAAATTCAGACCCAGATTCCCTGAAGCCTGGAAGGATAACAGCCTG gcaTTGCGTTCTCTGAAGGAGACAATGGAGGACTGCTGGGATCAGGACGCTGAGGCTCGACTCACAGCTCAGTGTGCTGAAGAGAGACTGTCTGAACTGGCACTGCTGAGTCCACACACTGCAATGCACAACCACAG gAACCTGTCTCACAGCTGTTCACCTCTTCAGGTTGGCCCTACCTTCTCCTACACTGAAGATTTGGAGGGGGGCATGGTGAAGAATCTTCAGGCAGACAGCAACCCAGCATCAGCCGTCAAGACAGCTATGTGTGGAATTAAAGGTgctgaaaagaacagaaactcCATTAACTACGAGCGGCAGCAGGCACAG AGTCAGGCTCGCTCGTCTGGTTCAAACAACAGTGTGTCGACCATCACTGCCCAGACAACTACCAGCGTTCTCTGCAGCATTTCTGAACACACCA GTGGCGCTGTGCCCAGTGTCCCAGTGTGCCTGCAGCTCACAGAAGAAGACCTGGAGGCCACTAAACTTGACCCTAAGGAG GTTGACAAGAACTTGAGGGAAAGTTCTGGCGAAAACTTGATAGAACTTTCACAGAAACAGTTTGGTTCGACAGAGCACCAAACTACTAACCTGCTGTACCATCATATACTACAACCTACTGAG CCAAACCTGCACCAGAGGCCCACCAGCCTCCACCTTCTCCCCAAAACCAAGGAATCCACCTCAGCCTCTTCTCAACTTAAGCTGGGAAAGCTCAAGTCAAACCATAGACAG GTGGAAACTGGTGTTGCCAAAATGAACACAGTAACAGTCGCCACAGCTGTAGAGCCCCACCTGATAACCACAGTGAATAACACCAGCATCAAAGGCAGTGTTACAACTGGGAACCACATCCACCCAATAATGGTGGTGGCTCATGGTTACAGTGCTGGTGTCCCCACACTGGTGATGAATGGTATTGTAGGCGGAGGCAGAACCAATCCTGCGGGGCCCCAGCTAGAGGAAGAGGATAAACTGAAGAGAGAGATGATCAGTGGAGAGGACAACTGTATCAACCTACTTAACCCCAGCCCTGATGAACATGAACCACTGCTGAGAAACGAGCAGCTGCCTGCCGAAAGCACACCCATTTCTCCTTCTccacaccatcatcatcttAAGTCACAACCTTTAAACATCCTGTCGGGGCAAAGCTCAaactccaacaacaacaacaacagagtaTCGTTGGGATCAGATGCAAAGATCCAGGGTTTGAAGGTTGACCCTGAAAGGATGAATGGTTCAGAGGTCAGTTGTGGAGGCAGCATTAACAATATTACATCTGAGTCATGCCTGGCAAGTCAGCAGATCAGTGGATCCCCTTCTCAGTCTCTAAAAGCCTCAGACCCACAAGCTCCAGTCCTAGAAGCTTCAGTGGTGAATCAAAAATCTCCACCTTTAAAGGTTGAAGCCTCAGAAAATGAAACTCCAAAAACTTCAGCTCTGGAATCACGAGATTCAGAAACCACAGATCTTGCTGAAGGTCCAGCCTTAGATCTCAAAATTCCAGGTCTGTTGCAGCCCCAGATGGGACCAGCCAAAGCCAAGAGGCCTGAGCGTCCTTGTTCCCTTGACTTGTCATCATCCGGTATCTCCTCAG ATTATGTTGCTCTGACGGAGAATGACACACTGAGTGCTccaggggaaaaaataaaacgtCGTGTCAAGACTCCATACACCCTGAAAAAATGGCGCCCAGCCTCATGGGTTGTTTCTACGGACACAGCTCTTGACCCGGACTTTGACTTCAACAACAGTGGTAGTAGCAGCAGTCAGACCCATTTCTCTTTTGGTCTTCATAGAGCAGGAAGCATTGGCATTCCCAAAATCAATCAGTCCAAATCCAGCATGGCTGTCTTTTTGGTCGGAGGTGGAGCCACGGCGACCACAACCTCTGAGCCCGATGGAATGACCTGcttctga
- the LOC124066832 gene encoding bone morphogenetic protein receptor type-2-like isoform X1 — MAAACGASVTVCLSVLLLPTVTGLQLEDIQCAFSDQLQGAEPHSELTNEQRGVVQENGTVRCSHGSRCYGLWEKRPDGEIHLVKQGCWTHVGDQQECRGHHCLIAATPSQNQNSSYRFCCCNQDFCNTNFTEAPPTDDTPALRLVKTDGWEGRQTTHPLLRREETALIALVTVAVAAIVIIALFLGYRMIRGKKKKHSLSAVDVMEAANADGALDLDKLKLMELIGRGRYGTVFRGCLNERCVAVKLFSSANRQNYINERSIYCLPLLQPHDNIAHFLTADERTTADGRPEFLILMEFYPHGSLSQYLSVHTVDFSTCCRMTHGVTRGLAFLHSELYRGDWYKPAVAHRDVSSRNVLVRADLSCVLADFGLSMRLTGSHPCCPGDNDTMAISEVGTVRYMAPEVLGGAVNLRDCESALKQVDVYALGLLYWESFRRCSHLFPGEAVPEYQLAFQVELGNHPSFEEMQILVAREKFRPRFPEAWKDNSLALRSLKETMEDCWDQDAEARLTAQCAEERLSELALLSPHTAMHNHRNLSHSCSPLQVGPTFSYTEDLEGGMVKNLQADSNPASAVKTAMCGIKGAEKNRNSINYERQQAQSQARSSGSNNSVSTITAQTTTSVLCSISEHTSGAVPSVPVCLQLTEEDLEATKLDPKEVDKNLRESSGENLIELSQKQFGSTEHQTTNLLYHHILQPTEGSNLVLSPHGELGAVGVVDNPPSSSVLLLPKQPNLHQRPTSLHLLPKTKESTSASSQLKLGKLKSNHRQVETGVAKMNTVTVATAVEPHLITTVNNTSIKGSVTTGNHIHPIMVVAHGYSAGVPTLVMNGIVGGGRTNPAGPQLEEEDKLKREMISGEDNCINLLNPSPDEHEPLLRNEQLPAESTPISPSPHHHHLKSQPLNILSGQSSNSNNNNNRVSLGSDAKIQGLKVDPERMNGSEVSCGGSINNITSESCLASQQISGSPSQSLKASDPQAPVLEASVVNQKSPPLKVEASENETPKTSALESRDSETTDLAEGPALDLKIPGLLQPQMGPAKAKRPERPCSLDLSSSGISSDYVALTENDTLSAPGEKIKRRVKTPYTLKKWRPASWVVSTDTALDPDFDFNNSGSSSSQTHFSFGLHRAGSIGIPKINQSKSSMAVFLVGGGATATTTSEPDGMTCF; from the exons ATGGCTGCTGCGTGTGGAGCTTCAGTAACAGTGTGTCTGAGTGTCCTGCTGCTGCCTACTGTGACCG GTCTTCAGTTGGAGGACATACAGTGCGCCTTCTCTGACCAGCTGCAGGGGGCGGAGCCTCACAGTGAACTAACCAATGAGCAGCGTGGAGTGGTGCAAGAAAATGGCACAGTTCGCTGCAGCCATGGCTCCCGCTGCTATGGATTGTGGGAGAAGAGGCCAGATGGCGAAATACACCTGGTCAAGCAAG GTTGCTGGACTCATGTTGGTGACCAGCAGGAGTGTCGTGGTCACCATTGCCTGATAGCAGCAACGCCCTCTCAGAACCAGAACAGCAGCTATAGATTCTGCTGCTGCAACCAAGACTTCTGCAACACCAACTTCACTGAGGCCCCACCCACCGACGACACCCCCGCTCTCAGGCTGGTGAAGACAGACGGTTgggaaggcagacagacaa CTCACCCGCTGCTGCGACGGGAGGAGACAGCACTCATCGCCCTGGTAACTGTTGCCGTAGCAGCCATTGTCATCATAGCGTTGTTCCTAGGATACCGCATGATAAGAG ggaagaaaaagaaacacagtctgtctgctgtggatGTGATGGAGGCAGCAAATGCAGATGGCGCTCTTGACCTGGATAAGCTGAAACTAAtggag TTGATTGGTCGGGGTCGTTATGGCACAGTGTTTCGTGGCTGTCTTAACGAGCGCTGCGTGGCAGTCAAACTCTTCAGCTCGGCCAACCGGCAGAACTACATCAATGAGCGCTCCATCTACTGcctgcctctgctgcagccCCACGACAACATTGCCCACTTCCTGACTGCAGATGAGAGAACGACCGCCGATGGACGACCAGAGTTCCTGATCCTCATGGAGTTCTATCCACAT ggCAGCCTGTCTCAGTACCTGTCTGTCCACACAGTGGACTTTTCCACCTGCTGCAGGATGACTCACGGTGTCACCAGAGGACTTGCCTTCCTGCACTCCGAACTGTACAGAGGAG ACTGGTACAAACCAGCAGTGGCCCACAGAGATGTGTCCAGCAGGAACGTTTTGGTCCGAGCTGATCTGTCCTGCGTCCTCGCCGACTTCGGTCTGTCCATGAGACTGACAGGGAGCCATCCCTGTTGCCCTGGAGACAACGACACCATGGCCATATCAGAG GTGGGGACGGTGAGGTACATGGCTCCAGAGGTTCTGGGTGGAGCTGTGAACCTCAGGGACTGTGAGTCGGCATTGAAGCAGGTAGACGTTTACGCTCTGGGTCTGCTCTACTGGGAGAGCTTCAGGAGGTGCTCACACCTGTTCCCAG gTGAAGCAGTACCAGAGTACCAGCTGGCTTTCCAGGTGGAGCTTGGGAATCATCCAAGCTTCGAGGAGATGCAGATCCTTGTCGCCAGAGAGAAATTCAGACCCAGATTCCCTGAAGCCTGGAAGGATAACAGCCTG gcaTTGCGTTCTCTGAAGGAGACAATGGAGGACTGCTGGGATCAGGACGCTGAGGCTCGACTCACAGCTCAGTGTGCTGAAGAGAGACTGTCTGAACTGGCACTGCTGAGTCCACACACTGCAATGCACAACCACAG gAACCTGTCTCACAGCTGTTCACCTCTTCAGGTTGGCCCTACCTTCTCCTACACTGAAGATTTGGAGGGGGGCATGGTGAAGAATCTTCAGGCAGACAGCAACCCAGCATCAGCCGTCAAGACAGCTATGTGTGGAATTAAAGGTgctgaaaagaacagaaactcCATTAACTACGAGCGGCAGCAGGCACAG AGTCAGGCTCGCTCGTCTGGTTCAAACAACAGTGTGTCGACCATCACTGCCCAGACAACTACCAGCGTTCTCTGCAGCATTTCTGAACACACCA GTGGCGCTGTGCCCAGTGTCCCAGTGTGCCTGCAGCTCACAGAAGAAGACCTGGAGGCCACTAAACTTGACCCTAAGGAG GTTGACAAGAACTTGAGGGAAAGTTCTGGCGAAAACTTGATAGAACTTTCACAGAAACAGTTTGGTTCGACAGAGCACCAAACTACTAACCTGCTGTACCATCATATACTACAACCTACTGAG GGGAGTAATTTGGTGTTGAGTCCTCACGGTGAACTGGGAGCTGTTGGTGTGGTTGAtaatcctccctcctcctctgtcctcctcctccctaaACAGCCAAACCTGCACCAGAGGCCCACCAGCCTCCACCTTCTCCCCAAAACCAAGGAATCCACCTCAGCCTCTTCTCAACTTAAGCTGGGAAAGCTCAAGTCAAACCATAGACAG GTGGAAACTGGTGTTGCCAAAATGAACACAGTAACAGTCGCCACAGCTGTAGAGCCCCACCTGATAACCACAGTGAATAACACCAGCATCAAAGGCAGTGTTACAACTGGGAACCACATCCACCCAATAATGGTGGTGGCTCATGGTTACAGTGCTGGTGTCCCCACACTGGTGATGAATGGTATTGTAGGCGGAGGCAGAACCAATCCTGCGGGGCCCCAGCTAGAGGAAGAGGATAAACTGAAGAGAGAGATGATCAGTGGAGAGGACAACTGTATCAACCTACTTAACCCCAGCCCTGATGAACATGAACCACTGCTGAGAAACGAGCAGCTGCCTGCCGAAAGCACACCCATTTCTCCTTCTccacaccatcatcatcttAAGTCACAACCTTTAAACATCCTGTCGGGGCAAAGCTCAaactccaacaacaacaacaacagagtaTCGTTGGGATCAGATGCAAAGATCCAGGGTTTGAAGGTTGACCCTGAAAGGATGAATGGTTCAGAGGTCAGTTGTGGAGGCAGCATTAACAATATTACATCTGAGTCATGCCTGGCAAGTCAGCAGATCAGTGGATCCCCTTCTCAGTCTCTAAAAGCCTCAGACCCACAAGCTCCAGTCCTAGAAGCTTCAGTGGTGAATCAAAAATCTCCACCTTTAAAGGTTGAAGCCTCAGAAAATGAAACTCCAAAAACTTCAGCTCTGGAATCACGAGATTCAGAAACCACAGATCTTGCTGAAGGTCCAGCCTTAGATCTCAAAATTCCAGGTCTGTTGCAGCCCCAGATGGGACCAGCCAAAGCCAAGAGGCCTGAGCGTCCTTGTTCCCTTGACTTGTCATCATCCGGTATCTCCTCAG ATTATGTTGCTCTGACGGAGAATGACACACTGAGTGCTccaggggaaaaaataaaacgtCGTGTCAAGACTCCATACACCCTGAAAAAATGGCGCCCAGCCTCATGGGTTGTTTCTACGGACACAGCTCTTGACCCGGACTTTGACTTCAACAACAGTGGTAGTAGCAGCAGTCAGACCCATTTCTCTTTTGGTCTTCATAGAGCAGGAAGCATTGGCATTCCCAAAATCAATCAGTCCAAATCCAGCATGGCTGTCTTTTTGGTCGGAGGTGGAGCCACGGCGACCACAACCTCTGAGCCCGATGGAATGACCTGcttctga